A segment of the Chryseobacterium scophthalmum genome:
CAGTCCGGCGATTTCTAAGGTCTATCAAAAGAACGAAGCTGCCCTGATAGAGGATGGATATGCAACAGAAAATGAATTTGAAAAAAAGGGTCGTGGTTTATTACAGGAAGAAAAAGGTCTTTTATATGCCTTTTCCACGTTTCAAAAACAGATTACAGCATTGGCAAATAACAACATGAATAAAAACCTGGATGCTTTTTTTGCGGAAGCCAATTCAAGGGGAGTAACATCCATGTATGATGCCATACTTAATCCTGAATATCTCTGCTATCTGAATCAATATTTAAGTTTAAACAATTTAACTGTAAGATTGGGCGGTGCCAGATATTGTGAGAAGAGTACAGAGCTTACAGATTTACCGCCATATGAAGCCACGGAAAAATATAGTGATCTTTATTTTGGGCACGTAAAGGTCGTATCAGATGGTTCCAATCAGGGGCTAACGGGATACCAGTCACAAGATTATGCCTGTCTTCCGGAAACCTATAAGTCAGGTATTTTTGATTTCCATCCGGAGGACACCTACCCCGCATTGATCAAATCGATCATGATCGATAAGGGGTGGCCAATAATGATCCATGCCAACGGTGACAAGGCTGTAAGCCTTACCATAGATGCATATCGCGATGCACTCAAACTATATGTGGGAACACCGCTCCGTAACCGCATCGAGCATTGCTCTTTATTCAGCAATCGTAAGCAGCTCGATGATATGGCGGAATTGGGTATTTCACCCAGCTTTTTAATTGGTCATGTAGGCTACTGGGGATTCATTTTTAAGGATATTATCTTCAAAGACCAAAAATTGGATGGCTTCGATAAAGTAAATATGCTAGACCTTTGCAAATCTGCTCTTGATAAGAAATTAAGGATATCTCTTCATAGCGATCATACCGTAACACCAATCGGACCATTAAGAATGATGGAACAATCCATTACACGCGTTATGGAATCGCAGCCACCACAATATGACTTCTCTCCTGTTCTTAATAAAGATGAATGCCTGACACCCGAAGAGGCTTTGCGCGCAGCTACATATGATGCAGCATGGCAATGTTATGCCGAAAAATGGGCGGGTTCTTTACCCAAAGGTCATTTTGCAGATTTTATTATCCTCGCAGAAGATCCGCTCAGTATGCCTCATGATAAGATCAGCATGAATATGCGAAACATTACAGTAGAAGAAACCTGGTTAGGCGGAAATATAGTTTACCAGCATTCAAATGTAAAATAACACCGTTCAGCAATAAATTTCATTTTAATATAAAAAACTAAACCATATGACTTACAATGATTATCAAATGACATTCATCATGGCTATGATGGCAAATTTCGCACAACCGCAAAAAAATGCTACAGATCCTGCTTCTGCTGCACAGGCCATTCAGAAAGACTTTGCCGACAAATTGCCTGGAATTATCGCTGCTGCTGATTTCCCGGTAGATGTTACCGTAGCTTGGGGACCTTATGTCGTTGTAGAACCTAAGGATATAAATAAAGACGGCACTGCAACTGCCACAAATACCATGATCGTTTTTAAATATCCCAGTCAGACGGTTGCGGGTGTCAATGAATATGTAATATCTATTGCGGGTACTAAAGCAACTTCCATCTTTGATGAAATAAATGAAGATTTGCTGGGCGGTAAAATTGCAGACTGGCCTTATTGTTCTCAAAGCAATAACATCAAAATCTCTCATGGTACATTAAACGGTATTGATCTTTTGCTTAGTTTGAATTCCGATAACTCAATTACAAACTATTTCTCCAAGCTCAATGACCCGAACGCTATTATCACTGTAGCCGGACATAGCTTAGGCGGAGCATTATCTCCGGCACTGGCACTTGTACTCTTTGGTGCTACTACTTCCTTTTCCGAAATACCCGCACAAGCTAAAAGCCAAAACTGGACAACAAGAACCTATGCCTTAGCAGGCCCAGATGTAGGCAATAGCTACTATGTTGACTACCTGCAGGCAACTTTTCCACCACAGGCTGAACCTGCAGTGAAGTGGCAGCAGTTTAACTGCAAAATCTGGAATAGTCTTGACATCGTTCCACAAGTATGGTCAAAAGGTTTTGAGTCATATATCGATACTATTTACGGCAGTGAACTCAATACACCTGCGGCAGTCAAAGATCTTTTATTCACACTTAATACCACTCTGGTATCCTTAAACGGATTTGTTAATCCCTATGCCTGTTCTGACCCTAACAGAGAGGGGCAATTTGCAGGGACCTTTCAGACAGCATTACCTACAAATGGACCGATGATCTCTGATGACTGTTCCGATGGCGCCTGCTCATCAACCCCAAAGTCGATTGCAGAATGCAATTTTGTCGGTCAGATACTCTATCAGCATATCAATGCATATTTTGAAGAAATCGGTGTAACCAACTTTCTCAATTCTGTGACTGCAGGACTTCAACCAGCTAGCGTATGCGGTATTAAGAAAAAGCTGTTGCCCTTATAGTACTGATGAAACTGTAGAATAAACTAAATGGCGTGATGCCGAAAAGTTAAACTTCATATAGCTACTTTTGTAAGAGTTCGGTGGAATACCGAACTCTTTTCAATTCACTTTTCTTCGCTCATACGTGCTAAAACCAGCACCTTCAATTTCTATTTGTTTTTTTCAAACTCAAAAGAAGATTCTCCGGCATCATTTAGAATGATAAAGGCATCAAAACTCTTACCCGCCTTACTTTTCATCCCTTTAATGAGTGAACTTTTTCTATTTTCTATCAACAGTTTGATATCACTGACGGTCAATACCTTTCCACAAACTATTCTAAACTGAAGCCAGTTACAAACTTCATCTTTGCATTTGACAATCTTATCAAGAATCAAAAGCTCAGCTTTTTTACATTTAGGACAAATCAGTTGAGGTACATCTTTTATCAAAATTTTTGTTCCCAGCAGTTCCTCTGTAATAACTTCAGTATAAACTTCAATCTTTTTCTGAAAATTTAATAAATCTATCTCATTATTTTCAATCTTTTGCAGTTCCAGTTCCCATTCTGCAGTCATTGTTACATCAGCAATCTTTTTATCTTTTATAAATTCATAGACTTGCAGACCTTTGT
Coding sequences within it:
- a CDS encoding lipase family protein, whose product is MTYNDYQMTFIMAMMANFAQPQKNATDPASAAQAIQKDFADKLPGIIAAADFPVDVTVAWGPYVVVEPKDINKDGTATATNTMIVFKYPSQTVAGVNEYVISIAGTKATSIFDEINEDLLGGKIADWPYCSQSNNIKISHGTLNGIDLLLSLNSDNSITNYFSKLNDPNAIITVAGHSLGGALSPALALVLFGATTSFSEIPAQAKSQNWTTRTYALAGPDVGNSYYVDYLQATFPPQAEPAVKWQQFNCKIWNSLDIVPQVWSKGFESYIDTIYGSELNTPAAVKDLLFTLNTTLVSLNGFVNPYACSDPNREGQFAGTFQTALPTNGPMISDDCSDGACSSTPKSIAECNFVGQILYQHINAYFEEIGVTNFLNSVTAGLQPASVCGIKKKLLPL
- a CDS encoding amidohydrolase — encoded protein: MKEHTHNHDHMCFCACTNPVVTLLKKDLFGPENLALMTAGLPEKKAEVVQPAPIIFTGGIIRPMIDGKAEMVEAIGFAEGQVIATGSLSLVTGEMDVNFKDKYTVRHLEPDQTLLPGLFEPHIHVVFSGLMASFVDVGPFDGQNIRQGYDKNWVREKLRANLPPESEDAVLFANGLDPALLIPYSKDNFKDIDYMFLNDVSTTIPIMVISASGHTVYINSPAISKVYQKNEAALIEDGYATENEFEKKGRGLLQEEKGLLYAFSTFQKQITALANNNMNKNLDAFFAEANSRGVTSMYDAILNPEYLCYLNQYLSLNNLTVRLGGARYCEKSTELTDLPPYEATEKYSDLYFGHVKVVSDGSNQGLTGYQSQDYACLPETYKSGIFDFHPEDTYPALIKSIMIDKGWPIMIHANGDKAVSLTIDAYRDALKLYVGTPLRNRIEHCSLFSNRKQLDDMAELGISPSFLIGHVGYWGFIFKDIIFKDQKLDGFDKVNMLDLCKSALDKKLRISLHSDHTVTPIGPLRMMEQSITRVMESQPPQYDFSPVLNKDECLTPEEALRAATYDAAWQCYAEKWAGSLPKGHFADFIILAEDPLSMPHDKISMNMRNITVEETWLGGNIVYQHSNVK